CCACGGCCCAGGGCGTCACGATCCTGCAGAACAGCTTCAATCCGACCAACGGGATGCACTGGGCTGCCTTGTTCTTCCTGATCGGAGCGGCCGCGTTCGGCTTCCTGGTCCCGATCCTGTCCGGGTTCATTGCGTTCGCGATTGCCGACCGGCCGGGTCTGGTGCCCGGCATCGTCGGTGGCGCCGTTGCGGTGACCATGCACGCCGGATTCATCGGCGGCATCGTGACCGGCTTCCTCGGCGGCTTCCTGGCCAAGTGGATCTCCAGTTGGGCCGTTCCCAAGGGCGTGCGTGGCGTGATGCCAGTCGTTGTCATCCCGCTGTTGTCGACGTTGCTGACCGTGGGCCTGTTCATCACCGTGCTCGGCCGACCGATCAAGGGCATCTCCGATGGCCTGACCTCCTGGCTGAACGGCATGTCCGGCACCAGCGCACTGGTTCTCGGCGCGATCCTCGGCGCCATGATGGGCTTCGACCTGGGTGGTCCGGTCAACAAGGTGGCCTACACCTTCGCCACCACCGGTCTTGCAGCAGCGGGTACCGCGACGAACGCTCCCCAGTTGAAGATCATGGCGGCCGTGATGGCCGCGGGCATGGTGGCCCCGCTGGGTATGGCGCTGGCCACGACTCTGCGACCGGGTCTGTTCAGCGAACCGGAGCGGGAGAACGGCAAGGCGGCGTGGTTGCTGGGGCTGTCCTTCATCAGTGAGGGCGCCATCCCGTTCGCTGCGGCCGATCCGTGGCGGGTCATCGTGTCCTCCGTTGCCGGCTCAGCGGTCACCGGCGCGTTGGCCATGCAGTTCGGTACCACTCTGCGCGCACCGCATGGCGGTATCTGGGTGCTGCCGCTGATCGGCAACTTCCTGCTCTTCCTGGTGGCTCTGGTGATCGGCGTACTGGTCACGACGGCCCTGGTGGTGGCCCTGAAATCGGGCGACCGCAGCCGCCAGCAGGTGGACGCCGCGGCTACTGTCTGAACAACGCCACTTTCATCAATCATCAAGGAGTGACTCCCATGGCAGAACGCACCGTCACCATCGCGTCAGCGGTTGGTTTGCACGCTCGACCCGCCGCGCTGTTCGTCCAAGCGGCGTCCGAAAGTGGACTGGACATCGAGATCGGCCGCAAGGGCGAGGACCCGGTGGATGCCACAAGCATCCTGGGGGTCATGGCCCTTGGCGCCAAACACGGCGAAGAAGTCGTCCTGACCGCGGACGGCGAGGGCGCCGACGAGGCTCTCGACAGCCTGGTCGACCTGCTGTCGCAGGACCTGGACGCCTGAGCCGATGACTGCACTGCGAGGTATCGGGGTCAGCGCCGGAGCGGCGTACGGACCGGTCGTGCTCGTTTCTCCGGCGGTCCGGCCGCCGGAGAACGAGCCGGCGGCCACGGATCCGGACGCCGAATTGGTCCGGGTCAAGGCGGCATTCGAACAGGTCGCCACGGACCTCGATACCCGCGCAGCGCACGCCGACGACACGGCACAGCAGATCCTCACCGCCACGGCGTTGATCGCCCGGGACAAGAGTCTGCACAAGGCGGTGGGCAAACACCTGGCCGCGGGGCAGGGCCCGGCGACCTCGGTGGCCGCAGGGGTGGAGGAGTTCGCCGCCCAGTTCGAAGCGCTTGGTGGCTATTTCGCCGAGCGCGTCACCGATCTGCGGGACGTGGGATCCCGCACCGTCGCAGCGGTACTCGGGGTGCCCGCACCCGGCGTACCCGAACTCACCCAGCCCAGCGTGATCGTCGCGCAGGACCTGGCCCCCGCTGAGACCGCGACTCTTGACCGTTCCCTGGTCGCGGGAATCGTGACCGCCGAAGGTGGACGTACGAGCCACACCGCGATCCTTGCGGCCCAGATGGCGATCCCGGCGGTCGTCAACTGCGAGGGTGCGCTGGATCTCGAACCGGGCAGCATGGTCGCCGTCGATGGCGACTCCGGTGAGGTGCTCCTGTCCCCCTCGCACGAAACGGTCGAGCGACTGCGCGAGCGGGGCGATCGACGTACGGCGGCCCTCGCCACCTCCGCCGGCCCGGGCCGGACCCAGGACGGTCACCCCGTGGCCCTTCTGGCCAACATCGGTGGCGTCGCGGACGCCGTCGACGCCGGCGCCCAGGACCTGGAGGGCGTCGGGCTGTTCCGTACTGAATTCGTCTACCTGTCCGCCACCCAGGCGCCGACCGTGCAGGAGCAGGCGGACATCTACCGCCAGGTGTTCGCGCCGTTCCCGGGCCGTCGGGTCGTCGTACGCACCCTCGATGCGGG
The window above is part of the Branchiibius hedensis genome. Proteins encoded here:
- a CDS encoding HPr family phosphocarrier protein, whose amino-acid sequence is MAERTVTIASAVGLHARPAALFVQAASESGLDIEIGRKGEDPVDATSILGVMALGAKHGEEVVLTADGEGADEALDSLVDLLSQDLDA
- the ptsP gene encoding phosphoenolpyruvate--protein phosphotransferase → MTALRGIGVSAGAAYGPVVLVSPAVRPPENEPAATDPDAELVRVKAAFEQVATDLDTRAAHADDTAQQILTATALIARDKSLHKAVGKHLAAGQGPATSVAAGVEEFAAQFEALGGYFAERVTDLRDVGSRTVAAVLGVPAPGVPELTQPSVIVAQDLAPAETATLDRSLVAGIVTAEGGRTSHTAILAAQMAIPAVVNCEGALDLEPGSMVAVDGDSGEVLLSPSHETVERLRERGDRRTAALATSAGPGRTQDGHPVALLANIGGVADAVDAGAQDLEGVGLFRTEFVYLSATQAPTVQEQADIYRQVFAPFPGRRVVVRTLDAGADKPLAFADLGPEENPALGQRGLRLSAVRPDLLDAQLEALAVAAKDTGADVRVMAPMVATAEEAAWFARRVQENGLPKSGVMIEVPAAALRSRHVLAEVDFGSLGTNDLGQYTMAADRMHGALSDLLDPWQPAVLDVVAAACHGAAHQGKPMGVCGEAGGDPLLALVLTGLGVQSLSMAPAKVPMVRYALSKHSLSDCQRLAAIARDARSAGDAQAAVREAANAEVTALL